The bacterium genome includes the window AGGGATGATTAGATTGCCTCCCTCCCTTTCAGAAAATTTGAATGGAAGAGGAATTGCCTTTTCAAATGCCATCTTACTCCATAAGCATGAGATAGAAAGTAGCCTTATCGCTCAAAATATCCTTTCAGAACTTAAATTTCCAACAGACGAAAAGGAAAAGATTGTTGAGATTATCACCGGACATGATAGTAGAAAACAACCAATCTCAAAAGAGGACGAGGTGGTTAAAGATGGAGACAGACTCTCAAGATACACACCAGAATTGTTTTCTGCTCTATGCCAGAAATTTAATCTTGGTGAAGAGGAATTTTTTAAATACCTTAATTTTAATATAGAAAAATGGTTTTACTCTGATACAGCCAAAACAATAGCCAGGAAATATCTATTAAGAAAAAGGCTAAAGATTTCTGAGGCTGAGTGGCTAACTGGGATAATGGGTAGATTTTTTAATCTTTTCCTTAGATTAGAAGGTGAAGCTATTAAAATAACCAAAAAACATGGGGAAAAGATAATGATAAGCCTTACCAGAGAAATAGTCTATAATCTCAAAAAAGCAATAGAAATCTATCTTTCATCTCTGCCTTCTGCAACCCTTAAAGGGCTTCAGGAAGATAAAAGGTTTTGTTCCCTTGTTTCTCAAAAGATAGGGGAATTTGGCTACATTGGCATTATAGATAGAGAGAGTGGCAGGATTATCTTTCATCCTGATAAAGGGTTGATTAACTTACCCAGAAAAGAACTTAAAGAGAAAAAGAGACCTGCTCAATATCTCTATGGTTTTTGGAATGTCTATAACCGGGCTTTAAATGGTGAAGAATTCTACGCGCCATATCAGGGGCTAAATGACAAAGGAGAAATTGTAGATAAAATTTGGTATGTTGTCCCCATGGATAGCGGGGAATTAAAATGGGCTATAGTTGGAGCGGCTGTTTATGATGATTTTCATAAGCCAATAGACCTTTTAAGTCAAGATATTATTTACTCCCTTGGTGAGGTTTCCAATCAACTCTATTCCTTACTCAATCTGGTTGATGAACAGAACAAGAAATTAGAAAGACTTAATGAAGGGCTTAAACAAGAAATAATTGAACGGCAGCAGGCGGAGGAAAAACTCATTGCCGCAGAGAAATTAGCCGCAGCAAGCCAGATTGCGGCTGAGTCTGCCCATGAGATAAAAAATCCTTTAACGGTGATTAAGGGTGGAGTCTATTACCTGTCTCAGATTCTAGCCAAAGACGAAATTATCAAAAAAACACTTGGCCAGATTGATAAAGCTGTAGATAGGGCAACATCTTACATAAACAGCCTTCTATCCTTCTCAAGACCACCTATACTTAAGGTTAGCTCTGTAGATATAAATAATCTACTCCAGGAGACATTAAAAGACTTAGAGAATGAGATGAAGGCAGAGGTGAAAATAAAAGAGAATTTAACTAAATCTCTCCCTCCCCTAAAAGCTGACCCAGAACAACTAAAAGCAGTTTTCTTTAATCTCATCAAGAATGCCATTGAATCTATGGGAGAAAGAGAAGAAAAAAGATTGGAGATTAACACTCAGGAGGTTACCCATAAAGAAGGTAGGTTTGTCTTGATAAGGATTAAAGATAATGGTGTGGGTATTCGTAGCAAAGAGGTAGAAAAGATATTTAACCCCTTTTATACCACTAAGGGAAAAGGCACAGGTTTGGGTTTGGCTATCTGCCAGCGCATCATCGAAGCACATCAGGGAAAGATTGGAGTAGAAAGTAAAGAAGGAAAAGGAGCAACATTTACGATTAAATTGCCCCAAAAAACGGATATGTCCACGACGGAGAGTGGAGACAAACAGGGATGAAAATAAATTATTTTGTCAGAGAGCTCAGAAAAGTCAGAGTTTTTCAGGAGTAAGCCAATGGCTAAAATTTTAATTGTTGATGATGAACCAGATTTAGCAGATGTGTTGAAACACATCCTTAAGATTAAATGTTATGAAGTAAAGCCTGTTCTGGATGGTTATCAGGCTATTGAAGAGGTAAAAAAGACCCATTATGACCTTATCCTGATGGATATCAGGTTACCTGGTTTAAATGGGGTGGAGACATTTCTTCAAATTAAAGAGATTGATAAAAACACAACGGTAATTATGATGACGGGTTTTGCAGTAGAGGATTTAATAGAGACCGCTTTGGAAAGAGGGGCTTATGCCTGCCTTCATAAACCATTTGACTTAGACAAGGTCATAACCTTGATTGCCAAAGCCATCAGTGAGAATCGCCCAACTATTTTAATTGTCGATGATGATGAAGGGATAAGAAAGAATTTATGTCGTATTCTTGAAGAAAAGGGGTATCGGATTTATTTGGCTAAAGATGGGCAAGAAGCTTTACTAATGCTTAAAACGGGATTATATCACTGTATTATCCTTGATCTCAAACTTCCGAAAGTAGATGGGATTGTTGTTTTGAAAGAGGCTAAACAAGTAAATCCTAATGTGGTAGTCATTGTCATTACAGGCTATGATTTGCCAGATTTACTTAACGAAGCCAGGCATTTATCCGCTTATGCCTGTCTGAAAAAGCCAATTGATATGACTGAATTATTGAGGTTGCTGAAAGAGACGATAAAATGAGAAGCGGTTATGTCCAGGGAAGTGGAGCTGGAGTTTCGTGAATTTTCTATGATTCCTTTCTCCTTTAATCTTTGCGTTCTTTGCGGTTGATTTCTTTACGTTCTTTGCGGTTAAAAAAAGATAAACCACAAAGGGCACAAAGTAGTAACGCAAAGGACACAAAGGGAAGAAAATAGGTGAAGCATTTTTTATCAACTCAACTTCAAAGGATAAGTTGCAAAAAAAAATCATCAGGCTTTTGAGCCTAATTTTGCCATCTTTGAGCAAAATAAACAGATTGATAAGGTTCAGATAGCCTCAATGGCTCCTTAAATTAACGAAACTCCAGACAAAAATACTTGACATATTATCAGGTATAATGTATAATATATATCCTGTATGTAGAATATCTAATTAAATGGTATGATGGATAACCTGTAAGGAGGATATAGGGTGTATAAAAGTGAGATATACTTACAAGATGAACAACACGAAATATTAAGGGATATTGCCTATATTTTGACTAAACATACCAAAAAGCGGGTTAGTTTATCCGAACTTGTCCGAAAGGCAGTCAATCTCTGGATAGAAAAAGAAGGGATGGAAATTCTTAAAAATAATACTTGTGTTGGGAAATATATCGCTACGGATGAACACAAATAGTTCGTGAATCCAGACAATTTGATTCTGGTAACTGGTGGTTAAATACCGTTTGGTTGAATTCACGGCGAAGTCATTTAACCAATTATCCGTTTGTCTATGATTTGTTCTTTGATAAATTAATTAAACTTTTTGCCCTAAAATGCCGATAAATGTAAATGGAGGCAAAAAATATTATGTTTGACCAATCTACCCATATGCAAACAGTGAAAATATTAGAGAACTCACTGGATACTGCGACCTTACGGCAAAAGGTGATTGC containing:
- a CDS encoding ATP-binding protein, which translates into the protein MNEIFDVILERAKKYCRDEFDVIHLEKALEMTKRLMAIEGGDERIIIPAILLHDTGWSTFSFEEEGMIRLPPSLSENLNGRGIAFSNAILLHKHEIESSLIAQNILSELKFPTDEKEKIVEIITGHDSRKQPISKEDEVVKDGDRLSRYTPELFSALCQKFNLGEEEFFKYLNFNIEKWFYSDTAKTIARKYLLRKRLKISEAEWLTGIMGRFFNLFLRLEGEAIKITKKHGEKIMISLTREIVYNLKKAIEIYLSSLPSATLKGLQEDKRFCSLVSQKIGEFGYIGIIDRESGRIIFHPDKGLINLPRKELKEKKRPAQYLYGFWNVYNRALNGEEFYAPYQGLNDKGEIVDKIWYVVPMDSGELKWAIVGAAVYDDFHKPIDLLSQDIIYSLGEVSNQLYSLLNLVDEQNKKLERLNEGLKQEIIERQQAEEKLIAAEKLAAASQIAAESAHEIKNPLTVIKGGVYYLSQILAKDEIIKKTLGQIDKAVDRATSYINSLLSFSRPPILKVSSVDINNLLQETLKDLENEMKAEVKIKENLTKSLPPLKADPEQLKAVFFNLIKNAIESMGEREEKRLEINTQEVTHKEGRFVLIRIKDNGVGIRSKEVEKIFNPFYTTKGKGTGLGLAICQRIIEAHQGKIGVESKEGKGATFTIKLPQKTDMSTTESGDKQG
- a CDS encoding response regulator, translating into MAKILIVDDEPDLADVLKHILKIKCYEVKPVLDGYQAIEEVKKTHYDLILMDIRLPGLNGVETFLQIKEIDKNTTVIMMTGFAVEDLIETALERGAYACLHKPFDLDKVITLIAKAISENRPTILIVDDDEGIRKNLCRILEEKGYRIYLAKDGQEALLMLKTGLYHCIILDLKLPKVDGIVVLKEAKQVNPNVVVIVITGYDLPDLLNEARHLSAYACLKKPIDMTELLRLLKETIK